In one Lolium rigidum isolate FL_2022 chromosome 3, APGP_CSIRO_Lrig_0.1, whole genome shotgun sequence genomic region, the following are encoded:
- the LOC124696418 gene encoding vegetative cell wall protein gp1-like has translation MPREDRERRDEVLRRRAILRPDLREDSAYALNSYNWIPFGAWEFDLNDAYCNPNSQTAPQVVIQRAELANMVASRTASMRVGADMKMVTCLLAFTIVLLSQCPVASSRSLTSFSSHGADAQPEGGRTSRAVLQPPTAAADQPPRRGMGDDAVQSLAKSSGLLKKKSHAKAPPKHHGHGHHAPPADLSPPAPDTYGDQPPEAPAPTWPEPQPKPGNQWPPFRPPPLPAWPHPDSNWPPLPPFPFHPPPLPAWPQPEPGKQWPPLPPFPAWPQPEPGKQLPPLPAWPQPEPGKQWPPFPAWPQPEPGNNQWPPLPPFPEWPEPEPGNNQWPPFPQWPQPEPGNNQWPPLPPFPIHPPPMPTWQWPPEPSFHGEEERRTSSLPPPVPTAN, from the exons atgcCACGCGAGGACCGAGAGCGCCGGGACGAGGTGctccgccgccgagcgatcttgcgtCCGGATCTCCGAGAAGATTCGgcgtacgcgctcaactcctacaactggatcccGTTCGGGGCGTGGGAGTTCGAC CTAAACGATGCATATTGCAATCCAAACTCGCAAACTGCACCACAAGTTGTCATCCAGCGCGCCGAGCTAGCGAACATGGTGGCATCAAGGACAGCATCTATGCGTGTAGGAGCTGACATGAAGATGGTGACATGCCTCCTGGCGTTCACCATCGTTTTGCTCTCGCAGTGTCCCGTCGCCTCCTCGAGGTCGCTGACCTCGTTCTCCTCACATGGCGCCGATGCACAGCCGGAAGGCGGCCGAACGTCTCGCGCGGTGCTCCAGCCTCCAACCGCGGCTGCCGATCAACCGCCGCGACGCGGCATGGGCGACGACGCCGTGCAATCGCTGGCAAAGAGCAGCGGCCTTTTGAAGAAAAAGAGCCACGCCAAAGCGCCGCCCAAGCACCACGGGCATGGCCACCACGCTCCTCCGGCGGACCTTTCGCCACCGGCGCCTGATACGTACGGCGACCAGCCACCGGAGGCACCGGCGCCGACGTGGCCGGAGCCGCAGCCGAAGCCGGGCAACCAGTGGCCGCCGTTCCGCCCGCCACCGCTCCCCGCATGGCCGCATCCGGACAGCaactggccgccgctgccgccgttcCCTTTCCACCCACCGCCGCTCCCTGCATGGCCGCAACCAGAGCCAGGTAAGCAGTGGCCACCGCTACCGCCGTTCCCTGCATGGCCGCAGCCAGAACCAGGAAAGCAGTTGCCGCCGTTACCTGCATGGCCACAGCCAGAACCAGGAAAGCAGTGGCCGCCGTTCCCTGCATGGCCACAACCGGAGCCAGGCAACAACCagtggccgccgctgccgcctttCCCGGAATGGCCAGAACCGGAGCCAGGCAATAATCAGTGGCCGCCTTTCCCACAATGGCCACAACCCGAGCCAGGCAACAATCAGTGGCCACCGCTCCCGCCGTTCCCGATACACCCGCCGCCGATGCCCACATGGCAGTGGCCACCGGAACCGTCCTTCCACGGCGAGGAGGAGCGGCGCACATCTAGTCTGCCGCCGCCGGTTCCAACGGCGAACTGA